In Paraburkholderia flava, one genomic interval encodes:
- a CDS encoding efflux transporter outer membrane subunit, whose translation MQSPVRIGVAAAAVLTISLIIAGCASTGGVAPQTSATDPSSLDAGAAIRAAAADAHWPTAGWWHAYGDPQLNAWIDTAEAGSPTLAVAQARVREAQSMAGVAAAALAPQINGNLSIQRQHWPENVYYGPGPLSNANTWNNTGTIGLSYSLDLWGRDRNAAERALDLAHARAADARAAQLELEANVVRAYIDMSMNYALLDIAKATRDQQQQILALAQRRLKGGLGTQLEVSQAETPLPDDERQIDSLEESIALNRNQLAALAGKGPGAGDALTRPQLALTTPAGLPSVLPAELIGHRPDVVAARWSVAAQARGIDVAKADFYPNIDLLGSLGGFAAAGPLFQFLRSANGGWTAGPALSLPIFDGGRLRSQLGAASAGYDEAVGQYDQTIVRALKEIADQVVRMRSLDTQAKDAQRSVDVARRNYTLSREGYRRGLTDYLNVLVAQNQLLHAQEGVARIAAERLAAHATLVAALGGGLADPSDGPAPADTLPAHGKKSGTPTPAAQPAR comes from the coding sequence GTGCAGTCTCCGGTACGAATTGGGGTCGCCGCAGCAGCGGTTCTTACGATCTCGTTGATAATCGCTGGCTGTGCCAGCACCGGAGGCGTCGCGCCGCAAACCAGTGCGACCGATCCGTCGTCGCTCGACGCCGGCGCCGCCATTCGCGCCGCCGCTGCCGACGCGCACTGGCCGACCGCCGGGTGGTGGCACGCCTACGGCGATCCGCAGCTGAACGCGTGGATCGACACCGCCGAAGCCGGCAGTCCGACGCTCGCGGTTGCGCAGGCGCGCGTTCGCGAAGCGCAGTCGATGGCCGGCGTCGCCGCCGCCGCGCTCGCGCCGCAGATCAACGGCAACCTGTCGATCCAGCGACAGCACTGGCCGGAAAACGTCTACTACGGTCCCGGTCCGCTGTCGAACGCGAACACGTGGAACAACACCGGCACGATCGGTCTGTCGTACAGCCTCGACCTGTGGGGCCGCGACCGGAATGCAGCCGAACGCGCGCTCGATCTCGCGCATGCGCGCGCCGCCGATGCCCGCGCCGCGCAACTCGAACTCGAAGCGAACGTCGTGCGCGCGTATATCGACATGTCGATGAACTACGCGCTGCTCGACATCGCGAAGGCGACCCGCGACCAGCAGCAGCAGATTCTCGCGCTCGCGCAGCGGCGTCTGAAGGGCGGCCTCGGCACGCAACTCGAAGTGAGCCAGGCCGAAACGCCGCTGCCCGACGACGAACGCCAGATCGACTCGCTCGAAGAATCGATCGCACTGAATCGCAACCAGCTTGCCGCGCTTGCGGGCAAGGGCCCGGGTGCCGGCGATGCGCTCACGCGTCCGCAACTCGCGCTGACCACGCCGGCCGGCCTGCCGTCGGTGCTGCCCGCCGAATTGATCGGTCACCGGCCCGATGTCGTCGCGGCACGCTGGAGCGTCGCCGCGCAGGCACGCGGCATCGACGTCGCGAAGGCCGACTTCTATCCGAACATCGATCTGCTTGGCTCGCTTGGCGGCTTCGCGGCGGCCGGTCCGTTGTTCCAGTTCCTGCGTTCGGCGAACGGCGGCTGGACTGCCGGCCCGGCGCTGTCGCTGCCGATCTTCGACGGCGGACGGCTGCGCTCGCAGTTGGGCGCAGCATCGGCGGGCTACGACGAAGCGGTCGGCCAGTACGACCAGACGATCGTCCGTGCGCTGAAGGAAATCGCCGACCAGGTCGTCCGGATGCGCTCGCTCGACACGCAGGCGAAGGACGCGCAGCGTTCGGTCGACGTCGCGCGACGCAACTACACGCTGTCGCGCGAAGGCTACCGGCGCGGGCTGACCGATTACCTGAACGTGCTGGTCGCGCAGAACCAGTTGCTGCATGCGCAGGAAGGCGTCGCGCGGATCGCGGCCGAACGTCTCGCCGCGCACGCGACGCTGGTTGCCGCATTGGGCGGCGGTCTCGCCGATCCGTCTGACGGCCCGGCCCCAGCCGACACGCTGCCCGCTCACGGCAAGAAGAGCGGCACGCCCACGCCCGCCGCTCAGCCGGCAAGGTAA
- a CDS encoding metallophosphoesterase: MKIRVLSDLHLESDEPEAIPHANADLIILAGDIHNHAAGLRWAAETFDGSVPVVYVPGNHEYYDGEFGALEAAMHDAAASVDNVHFLNNATLVDPDGHWRVLGTTLWTDFALYGADDDTLAESIAAAEKAMLDFRGLIQVTWPDPAAGLPATHAGRNFTAADSLALHERSRAWLAAELAKPFAGKTIVVTHHAPHRLSLAARYADDRVSSGFVSDLPDLVRAPVALWVHGHTHTAFDYTLNGTRVVCNPRGYIDRRTGRLENPDFTWDRIVEV; this comes from the coding sequence GTGAAAATTCGCGTGCTGTCCGATCTGCATCTGGAGTCCGACGAACCCGAGGCGATTCCGCATGCAAACGCCGACCTGATCATCCTCGCCGGCGACATCCACAATCACGCGGCGGGCCTGCGCTGGGCGGCCGAAACGTTCGACGGCAGTGTGCCCGTCGTCTATGTGCCGGGCAATCACGAGTACTACGACGGCGAGTTCGGCGCGCTCGAAGCGGCGATGCACGACGCGGCCGCGTCGGTCGACAACGTGCACTTCCTGAACAACGCGACGCTCGTCGATCCTGATGGCCATTGGCGCGTACTCGGCACGACGCTGTGGACCGACTTCGCGCTCTACGGCGCGGACGACGACACGCTCGCCGAATCGATCGCGGCGGCGGAAAAAGCGATGCTGGATTTTCGTGGACTGATTCAGGTGACGTGGCCGGATCCGGCGGCTGGACTACCGGCGACGCACGCCGGCCGCAATTTCACCGCCGCCGACAGCCTTGCGCTGCACGAGCGGTCCCGCGCATGGCTCGCGGCGGAACTGGCGAAACCGTTCGCCGGCAAAACGATCGTGGTGACGCATCACGCGCCGCATCGGCTGAGTCTGGCTGCGCGCTATGCGGACGACCGGGTGTCGTCGGGTTTCGTCAGCGATCTGCCGGATCTCGTGCGTGCGCCTGTTGCGCTGTGGGTGCACGGTCATACGCACACCGCGTTCGACTACACGCTGAACGGCACGCGCGTGGTGTGCAACCCGCGCGGCTATATCGACCGGCGCACCGGCCGGCTCGAAAACCCCGACTTCACGTGGGACCGGATCGTCGAAGTGTGA
- a CDS encoding FUSC family protein, giving the protein MSTTPSPTPRVAPFAAFLAAAADWARTDGRTWLYMAKAIGASLLALGIAMKLDLPQPRTAMTTVFIVMQPQSGMVFAKSFYRICGTLVGLVVMLTLIGLFAQQRELFILSTAIWVGICTAGAARNRNFRSYGFVLAGYTAVLIGIPASQNPDGAFLSALTRVTEVVLGILCAGAVSALVFPQHAGEQMRTTIRARFSSFVDYVSATLSGQVDRTQVEATNARFVADIVGFEATRSVAVFESPDSRMRSGRLSRLNSEFMAASTRFHALHQLMNRLHDSGATVTIDALEPYFKEISPLLQKSGEPVRTAADAVHAARQLDAYKADLPKRVRATRATLETRADVPLLDFDTAAELLYRFIDDLHAYTATYASLAVDTHERERWIERYEPKTNSIAAAVSGVRAAIVMIVLGVFWIATAWPSGATLLLNAATTTALAASSPYPTRTAFQMAAGTVLASVLGYVIVFDVYPHIDGFPLLCAALTPFLLLGSFITTKPKLAAYGMGYCIYICFLAGPDLVIHYDPMSFLNDALALMLSMAVAAIAFAVLLPPSTPWLRNRLFADLRGQVVFACRARLSGLRTRFESGARDLMFQINALAESEPELRRDTLRWLYAVLEAGNAVIDLRREIDGLPADARYAETMPWRAAILTMRQRIVALYGKPRADRLDAALAATADAIAAVQQMLATFTPPRDERHQLQRILSHLHFIRTALLDPQSPLAELVGGARDSNGPDDATREGARHAP; this is encoded by the coding sequence ATGTCCACGACACCCTCTCCGACTCCGCGCGTCGCTCCATTCGCCGCCTTCCTCGCAGCCGCCGCCGACTGGGCCCGCACCGACGGCCGCACGTGGCTCTACATGGCGAAGGCCATCGGCGCATCGCTGCTCGCGCTCGGCATCGCGATGAAGCTCGATCTGCCGCAGCCGCGTACCGCGATGACGACCGTGTTCATCGTGATGCAGCCGCAAAGCGGGATGGTGTTCGCGAAGAGCTTCTACCGGATCTGCGGCACGCTCGTCGGGCTTGTCGTGATGCTCACGTTGATCGGCCTGTTCGCACAGCAGCGGGAACTCTTCATTCTCTCGACCGCGATCTGGGTCGGCATCTGCACCGCAGGGGCCGCACGCAATCGCAACTTCCGTTCGTACGGCTTCGTGCTCGCCGGCTATACGGCCGTGCTGATCGGCATCCCGGCGTCACAGAATCCGGACGGCGCGTTTCTCTCTGCGCTCACGCGGGTCACCGAAGTCGTCCTGGGGATTCTCTGCGCGGGCGCCGTCAGCGCGCTGGTGTTTCCCCAGCATGCGGGCGAGCAGATGCGCACGACCATCCGTGCGCGCTTCTCGTCGTTCGTCGACTACGTGTCCGCGACGCTGTCGGGACAGGTCGACCGCACGCAGGTCGAAGCGACCAACGCGCGCTTCGTCGCCGACATCGTCGGCTTCGAGGCGACCCGCAGCGTCGCGGTCTTCGAAAGCCCCGACTCGCGGATGCGCAGCGGCCGGCTCTCGCGACTGAACAGCGAGTTCATGGCCGCGTCGACGCGCTTTCACGCGCTGCATCAGTTGATGAACCGGCTGCACGACAGCGGCGCGACCGTCACGATCGACGCGCTCGAACCGTACTTCAAAGAGATCTCGCCGCTGCTGCAGAAGTCGGGCGAACCGGTGCGCACCGCCGCCGACGCCGTCCACGCCGCCCGTCAGCTCGACGCATACAAGGCGGATTTGCCGAAGCGCGTGCGCGCGACGCGCGCCACCCTCGAAACGCGCGCCGACGTACCGCTGCTCGACTTCGACACGGCCGCCGAACTGCTGTACCGCTTCATCGACGATCTGCACGCGTACACCGCGACCTACGCGTCGCTCGCAGTCGATACGCACGAACGCGAGCGCTGGATCGAGCGCTACGAGCCGAAGACCAATTCGATTGCCGCGGCTGTGTCCGGCGTGCGAGCCGCGATCGTGATGATCGTGCTCGGCGTGTTCTGGATCGCGACCGCATGGCCGAGCGGCGCGACGCTGCTGCTGAACGCGGCGACGACGACGGCGCTCGCCGCATCGTCGCCGTACCCGACGCGCACCGCGTTCCAGATGGCCGCCGGTACGGTGCTCGCATCGGTGCTGGGGTACGTGATCGTGTTCGACGTGTATCCGCACATCGACGGCTTCCCGCTGCTGTGCGCCGCGCTCACGCCGTTCCTGCTGCTCGGCTCGTTCATCACGACGAAGCCGAAGCTCGCCGCGTACGGGATGGGCTACTGCATCTACATCTGCTTTCTCGCCGGTCCGGACCTCGTGATCCACTACGATCCGATGAGCTTCCTGAACGACGCACTGGCGCTGATGCTGTCGATGGCGGTGGCGGCAATCGCGTTCGCCGTGCTGCTGCCGCCGTCGACGCCGTGGCTGCGCAATCGCCTGTTCGCGGATCTGCGCGGCCAGGTGGTGTTCGCATGCCGCGCGCGGCTCTCGGGTCTGCGCACACGCTTCGAGAGCGGCGCGCGCGATCTGATGTTCCAGATCAATGCGCTCGCCGAAAGCGAACCGGAACTGCGGCGCGACACGCTGCGCTGGCTGTACGCGGTGCTCGAAGCGGGCAATGCGGTGATCGATCTGCGGCGCGAGATCGACGGGTTGCCGGCCGACGCGCGCTACGCCGAAACGATGCCGTGGCGTGCCGCGATCCTCACGATGCGGCAGCGGATCGTCGCGCTGTACGGCAAGCCGCGTGCAGATCGGCTCGACGCCGCGCTCGCCGCGACCGCCGATGCAATCGCCGCCGTCCAGCAGATGCTCGCCACCTTCACGCCGCCGCGCGACGAGCGACATCAACTGCAACGCATTCTGAGTCACCTGCATTTCATCCGTACCGCGCTGCTCGATCCGCAGTCGCCGCTCGCCGAACTGGTCGGCGGCGCACGCGATTCGAACGGCCCGGACGACGCCACCCGCGAAGGAGCCCGCCATGCCCCGTGA
- a CDS encoding YihY family inner membrane protein — protein sequence MLKRLAGFAAQRSGEDRIPQVAGSLTFTTMLSLVPLATVAFALFTAFPIFSSFQASLQGFLADHLMPAQFNSQIFRYLNQFAAKAKSLTTLGLIVLVVTSVMTMMTVESAFNVIWRVRKARPFAQRVLVYWAILTLGPILIGVSLSISSYLFTQSMAFHAAQRITPVIEWALTGAALPLTILAFTMLYVYLPNCRVEWRDAVVGGICAAVAFELAKRGFGYYIRRIPTYTAVYGAFAVVPMFLLWMYLTWFITLAGAMISSALPAIRTGQFHRPQFPGSDLFDSLELLARLAEARDAGNRGHPVQQLARMLRRDLETTTRLLEELEDIEWVARIEENSARPRFVLLANPAQVTVERLFDLFVIDRSELEYQLKLDSTRVDGTVLLGALDNDKLGVSLATLLAARAAARARAAEEGRRASAMPHQTA from the coding sequence ATGCTCAAGCGTCTCGCGGGTTTTGCCGCGCAGCGCAGCGGCGAAGATCGTATTCCCCAGGTGGCGGGCAGTCTGACGTTCACCACGATGCTGTCGCTCGTGCCGCTGGCGACGGTCGCGTTCGCGCTGTTCACCGCGTTCCCGATTTTCTCGTCGTTCCAGGCATCGCTGCAGGGCTTCCTCGCGGATCATCTGATGCCCGCGCAGTTCAACAGCCAGATCTTCCGCTACCTGAACCAGTTCGCGGCGAAGGCGAAGAGCCTGACCACGCTCGGGCTGATCGTGCTGGTGGTCACGTCGGTGATGACGATGATGACCGTCGAGTCCGCGTTCAATGTGATCTGGCGCGTGCGCAAGGCGCGGCCGTTCGCGCAGCGCGTGCTTGTCTACTGGGCGATCCTGACGCTCGGGCCGATCCTGATCGGCGTGAGCCTGTCGATCTCGTCGTATCTGTTCACGCAGTCGATGGCGTTTCATGCCGCGCAGCGCATCACGCCGGTGATCGAATGGGCGCTGACCGGCGCGGCGCTGCCGCTGACGATCCTCGCGTTCACGATGCTCTATGTCTATCTGCCGAACTGTCGGGTGGAGTGGCGCGATGCGGTGGTCGGCGGAATCTGCGCAGCAGTCGCATTCGAGCTGGCGAAGCGCGGCTTCGGCTATTACATCCGGCGCATTCCGACTTACACGGCCGTGTACGGCGCATTTGCCGTCGTGCCGATGTTCCTGTTATGGATGTACCTGACGTGGTTCATCACGCTGGCTGGCGCGATGATCTCGTCGGCGTTGCCGGCGATCCGCACCGGACAATTCCACCGACCGCAGTTTCCCGGCAGCGATCTGTTCGACTCGCTCGAACTGCTCGCACGGTTAGCGGAAGCACGCGATGCGGGCAACCGCGGCCACCCGGTGCAGCAGCTTGCACGGATGCTGCGCCGCGACCTCGAGACCACGACGCGGTTGCTCGAAGAACTCGAAGATATCGAATGGGTTGCGCGCATCGAGGAGAACAGCGCGCGACCGCGTTTCGTGCTGCTGGCGAATCCGGCGCAGGTGACCGTGGAGCGGTTGTTCGATCTGTTCGTGATCGATCGCTCTGAACTGGAGTATCAGCTCAAGCTGGATTCGACGCGGGTCGACGGCACGGTGCTGCTCGGCGCGCTCGATAACGACAAGCTGGGCGTATCGCTCGCGACGTTGCTGGCCGCGCGTGCGGCGGCACGTGCGCGTGCGGCTGAGGAGGGTCGCCGCGCGTCGGCGATGCCGCATCAGACGGCGTGA
- a CDS encoding HlyD family secretion protein: MTIRNLLGFVATAVIFIVAILIGRALWIHYMDEPWTRDGRVRAEVVNIAPDVSGAVVELPVHDNQLVKKGDLLMQIDPSHYQIAVEQAQAAVAASKATLQMRRDDAQRRADMDSLVVSKENRENASHSATAAEAQYQQALAALDAAKLNLERTRVVSPVDGYVTNLSVFRGDYATASVAKLAIVDSHSFWVYGYFEETKLPRVKIGNKAEIRLMSGGVLHGHVESISRGIYDRDNPQSRELLADVNPTFNWVRLAQRVPVRIHIDSVPDGLVLSAGTTCTVVVSPS, translated from the coding sequence ATGACCATCCGAAATCTCCTGGGCTTCGTCGCGACAGCCGTCATCTTCATCGTCGCGATCCTGATCGGCCGCGCGCTGTGGATTCACTACATGGACGAGCCGTGGACCCGCGACGGCCGCGTGCGCGCCGAAGTCGTCAACATCGCGCCGGACGTGTCGGGCGCCGTCGTCGAACTGCCGGTGCACGACAACCAGCTCGTGAAGAAAGGCGACCTGCTGATGCAGATCGATCCGTCGCACTACCAGATCGCCGTCGAACAGGCGCAGGCCGCCGTCGCCGCGAGCAAGGCCACCCTGCAGATGCGTCGCGACGACGCGCAGCGCCGTGCCGATATGGACAGCCTCGTCGTCTCGAAGGAAAACCGCGAGAACGCGTCGCACTCGGCGACCGCCGCCGAAGCGCAGTATCAGCAGGCGCTCGCCGCGCTCGATGCCGCGAAGCTGAATCTCGAACGCACGCGCGTCGTGTCGCCGGTCGACGGCTACGTGACGAACCTGTCGGTGTTTCGCGGCGACTACGCGACCGCCTCCGTCGCGAAGCTCGCGATCGTCGACAGTCACTCATTCTGGGTGTACGGATACTTCGAGGAAACCAAGCTGCCACGCGTGAAGATCGGCAACAAGGCGGAGATCCGCCTGATGAGCGGCGGTGTGCTACATGGGCACGTCGAGAGTATTTCGCGCGGCATCTACGACCGCGACAATCCGCAGAGCCGCGAACTGCTCGCCGACGTGAACCCGACGTTCAACTGGGTGCGGCTCGCGCAGCGCGTGCCGG
- a CDS encoding LysR family transcriptional regulator, whose product MDTLQNMRVFVRVVEAGSFTGAAQYLNTTTAYASRAVSDLEAHLRTRLLNRTTRRIALTEAGERYLQRCEQILAYVDQAEAEASDAHARPSGKLKVHAMTSFGQHYVVPAVGRYQQRYPDVQVELTLAQRMPDLLDEGFDVSLTLATGLPDSGLVSQRLGAVFSIACASPAYLERYGVPQTPADLKNHVCMRMVTPVFPADEWTFDGPDGQQTVTLGPATFQVNVAEALVVAVREGMGIGLIPLYSAIGGLRSGELVWVLPPLMSQEMNLYALYPSRQYLDAKIRTWVEFLRDELPATFAADTDGLKRFART is encoded by the coding sequence ATGGATACGCTTCAGAATATGCGCGTATTTGTCCGCGTCGTCGAAGCGGGCAGCTTCACCGGTGCCGCGCAGTACCTCAATACGACGACAGCCTACGCGTCGCGCGCGGTGTCCGATCTCGAAGCGCATCTGCGCACCCGGCTCTTGAACCGCACGACGCGCCGCATCGCGCTGACCGAGGCCGGCGAGCGCTATCTGCAGCGCTGCGAACAGATCCTCGCGTACGTCGATCAGGCCGAAGCCGAAGCGAGCGACGCGCACGCGCGGCCGTCCGGCAAGCTGAAGGTCCACGCGATGACGAGCTTCGGACAGCACTACGTCGTGCCGGCGGTCGGTCGCTATCAGCAGCGTTATCCGGACGTGCAGGTCGAACTGACGCTCGCGCAGCGGATGCCCGATCTGCTCGACGAAGGTTTCGACGTGTCGCTTACGCTCGCGACCGGCCTGCCCGATTCGGGGCTCGTGTCGCAACGACTGGGCGCGGTGTTCAGCATCGCGTGCGCGTCGCCGGCTTATCTCGAACGCTACGGCGTGCCGCAAACACCGGCCGATCTGAAGAATCACGTGTGCATGCGCATGGTGACGCCTGTCTTTCCCGCCGACGAATGGACGTTCGACGGCCCCGACGGCCAGCAGACCGTCACACTTGGCCCGGCGACGTTTCAGGTCAATGTCGCCGAGGCGCTGGTGGTGGCGGTGCGAGAGGGGATGGGCATCGGACTGATTCCGCTGTATTCGGCGATCGGTGGGCTGCGCAGCGGCGAGCTCGTCTGGGTGCTGCCGCCGCTCATGTCGCAGGAGATGAACCTGTATGCGCTGTACCCGTCGCGGCAGTATCTGGACGCGAAGATCCGCACGTGGGTCGAGTTTCTGCGCGACGAATTGCCGGCGACGTTTGCAGCGGATACCGATGGGCTGAAGCGGTTCGCGCGGACCTGA
- a CDS encoding FAD-binding oxidoreductase, which translates to MTDTAAPTSAQPFVDACRNAIGAAHVLTDPHDTAPFLTDWRRRYTGAACAVLNPATAEEVAALVKLAVEHRIALVPQGGNTGLAGGATPDATGHQAVLSLRRLNRVRDIDPHNNTITVEAGVVLADVQTRAEEAGRLFPLSLAAEGSCTIGGNLATNAGGTGVLRYGNTRELCLGLEVVTPQGELWDGLRGLRKDNTGYDLRDLFIGAEGTLGIITAAVMKLHPQPAARVTALAALASPHAALDFLSLAQRMAGPLLTGFELMSDFCLRLVGRHFPQLRYPFADTHAQIVLLELSDSESEAHARTLFEQLMEAALEAGIVDDAVVAESLAQSQAFWNLREHIPLAQAEEGLNIKHDIAVPISRIGHFIDETDAAIAQAVPGVRMVTFGHLGDGNLHYNVQAPEGIDAKRFLAEWQDPINRIVYDSVHQHRGSISAEHGLGQLKADEAAHYKQPVEVRLMHAVKHALDPLGLMNPGKVLRQAPPFVVHPQESHP; encoded by the coding sequence ATGACCGACACTGCCGCCCCCACTTCCGCCCAGCCGTTCGTCGACGCATGCCGCAACGCGATCGGCGCCGCGCACGTGCTGACCGATCCGCACGACACCGCGCCGTTCCTCACCGACTGGCGCCGCCGCTACACCGGCGCAGCGTGCGCAGTGCTGAACCCGGCGACCGCGGAAGAAGTCGCAGCACTCGTGAAGCTCGCGGTCGAGCACCGCATCGCGCTCGTCCCGCAAGGCGGCAACACGGGCCTCGCAGGCGGCGCGACGCCGGATGCGACCGGTCATCAGGCAGTGCTGAGTCTGCGTCGACTGAACCGCGTCCGCGACATCGATCCGCACAACAACACGATCACCGTCGAGGCCGGCGTCGTGCTCGCCGACGTGCAGACACGCGCAGAAGAAGCGGGCCGTCTGTTTCCGCTGAGTCTCGCCGCCGAAGGCAGCTGCACGATCGGCGGCAATCTCGCGACGAACGCGGGCGGCACCGGCGTGCTGCGCTATGGCAACACGCGCGAGCTGTGTCTCGGGCTCGAGGTCGTGACACCGCAGGGAGAACTGTGGGACGGTCTGCGTGGACTGCGCAAGGACAACACCGGCTACGACCTGCGCGACCTGTTCATCGGCGCGGAAGGCACGCTCGGCATCATCACGGCTGCGGTGATGAAACTGCATCCGCAGCCGGCCGCGCGCGTGACGGCGCTTGCCGCGCTCGCGTCGCCGCATGCCGCGCTCGATTTCCTCTCGCTCGCTCAACGGATGGCCGGTCCGCTGCTGACCGGTTTCGAACTGATGTCGGATTTCTGTCTGCGGCTGGTCGGCCGGCATTTTCCGCAACTGCGCTATCCGTTCGCCGATACGCACGCGCAGATCGTGCTGCTCGAACTGTCCGACAGCGAAAGCGAAGCGCACGCGCGCACGCTGTTCGAGCAGTTGATGGAAGCCGCGCTCGAAGCCGGTATCGTCGACGATGCGGTGGTCGCGGAAAGTCTCGCGCAGTCGCAGGCATTCTGGAATCTGCGCGAGCACATTCCGCTCGCGCAGGCTGAGGAAGGGCTGAACATCAAGCACGACATTGCGGTGCCGATCTCGCGGATCGGTCACTTCATCGACGAGACCGATGCCGCGATCGCGCAAGCCGTGCCGGGCGTGCGGATGGTGACGTTCGGGCATCTCGGCGACGGCAATCTGCACTACAACGTGCAGGCGCCGGAGGGGATCGATGCGAAGCGTTTTCTCGCCGAATGGCAGGACCCGATCAACCGGATCGTCTATGACAGCGTGCATCAGCATCGCGGCAGCATCAGCGCCGAGCACGGGCTCGGTCAGTTGAAGGCCGACGAAGCGGCGCACTACAAGCAGCCGGTCGAGGTGCGGTTGATGCACGCCGTGAAGCACGCACTCGATCCGCTGGGGCTGATGAATCCGGGCAAGGTGCTACGCCAGGCGCCTCCCTTCGTTGTCCATCCGCAGGAGTCGCATCCGTGA
- a CDS encoding DUF1656 domain-containing protein has product MPREIAVFDAYVPAVVLLFIAGAMLTWVLDRLVALTGVYRFVWHPSLFRASLLVCVCGLLGLAVYR; this is encoded by the coding sequence ATGCCCCGTGAGATTGCCGTCTTCGACGCCTACGTACCGGCCGTCGTGCTGCTGTTCATCGCCGGCGCGATGCTGACCTGGGTGCTCGACCGGCTGGTCGCCCTGACGGGCGTCTACCGTTTCGTGTGGCACCCCTCCCTGTTCCGGGCGAGCCTGCTCGTCTGTGTGTGCGGCCTGTTGGGCCTCGCCGTTTATCGTTGA
- the wrbA gene encoding NAD(P)H:quinone oxidoreductase, which yields MKDILVLYYSRYGTTRDLALAIAQGVDSVAGMQARIRTVPPVSTVCEATQPDIPAEGPPYAELRDLEECAGLALGSPTRFGNMAAPLKYFLDSTTPQWLSGALAGKPACVFTSTGSLHGGQETTLLSMMLPLLHHGMLIVGVPYTESALTTTQTGGTPYGASHFARAGSAHQGLSTDEKTLAVALGVRIARTASALDERP from the coding sequence ATGAAAGACATCCTCGTGCTTTACTACAGCCGCTACGGCACCACGCGCGATCTCGCCCTCGCGATCGCGCAGGGCGTCGACAGCGTGGCCGGCATGCAGGCGCGCATCCGCACGGTGCCGCCGGTTTCGACAGTCTGCGAAGCGACCCAGCCGGACATCCCGGCCGAGGGTCCGCCGTACGCCGAACTGCGCGACCTCGAAGAATGCGCGGGCCTCGCGCTCGGCTCGCCGACCCGCTTCGGCAACATGGCCGCGCCGCTCAAATATTTTCTCGACAGCACGACGCCGCAGTGGCTGTCCGGCGCGCTGGCCGGTAAGCCCGCGTGCGTGTTCACGTCGACCGGCAGTCTGCACGGTGGCCAGGAAACGACGCTGCTGTCGATGATGCTGCCGCTACTGCATCACGGCATGCTGATTGTCGGTGTGCCGTACACCGAGAGCGCACTCACCACCACGCAAACCGGCGGCACGCCGTACGGCGCATCGCACTTTGCGCGCGCCGGATCTGCGCACCAAGGTCTTTCCACCGACGAAAAAACGCTCGCAGTCGCGCTCGGCGTACGCATCGCGCGCACCGCCTCCGCACTGGACGAACGGCCATGA
- a CDS encoding DUF2069 domain-containing protein, producing the protein MNAPQASISADVPVSANRFAATVASVALLALIALCIAWEWRLAPLRPGGSLLVLKAIPLLCALNGVLRRRLYTLQWASMLILLYLAEGIVRGMSDPGFSATLGWVEVVLSVIFFVAALAYVAPFKRAAKRARQPH; encoded by the coding sequence ATGAACGCGCCTCAAGCATCGATCTCCGCGGACGTACCGGTCAGCGCCAACCGCTTCGCGGCGACCGTCGCGTCCGTTGCACTGCTGGCGCTGATCGCGCTGTGCATCGCGTGGGAATGGCGGCTCGCGCCGCTGCGTCCCGGCGGTTCGCTGCTCGTGCTGAAAGCGATTCCGCTGCTGTGCGCGCTCAATGGCGTACTGCGGCGCCGGCTGTACACGCTGCAATGGGCGTCGATGCTGATACTGCTGTATCTCGCCGAAGGCATCGTGCGCGGGATGTCGGACCCAGGTTTCAGCGCGACGCTCGGCTGGGTCGAGGTGGTGCTGTCGGTCATCTTCTTCGTCGCGGCGCTCGCGTATGTCGCGCCGTTCAAGCGTGCTGCGAAGCGCGCGCGTCAACCGCATTAG